The following are encoded in a window of Candidatus Moraniibacteriota bacterium genomic DNA:
- a CDS encoding ATP-dependent Clp protease proteolytic subunit has product MENYLIPTVIEKTTYGERAYDIYSRLLKDRIIFVGTPIEDTMANAIIAQLLFLESQSPKEDIKMYINSPGGSVTSALAIYDTMQYVSADVQTICVGLAASGAAILLSAGTKGKRMALPNAEVMIHQVMGGAQGQATDVEIHARHILRTRDRLDKILAKHTGQKLAKVSQDTERDYFMTSEEAKKYGIIDKVIVS; this is encoded by the coding sequence ATGGAAAATTATCTCATTCCAACGGTTATTGAAAAAACAACGTATGGGGAAAGAGCTTACGATATTTATTCGCGTCTTTTAAAGGATAGGATTATTTTTGTAGGAACGCCTATTGAGGATACAATGGCTAATGCTATTATCGCTCAATTACTTTTCTTAGAATCACAAAGTCCCAAAGAAGATATAAAGATGTATATAAATTCTCCCGGGGGTTCCGTAACAAGTGCTTTAGCGATTTATGACACTATGCAGTATGTAAGTGCTGATGTTCAAACTATCTGTGTAGGATTAGCTGCTTCGGGTGCTGCAATACTTTTGTCAGCAGGGACTAAAGGAAAGAGAATGGCACTTCCTAATGCGGAAGTTATGATTCACCAGGTTATGGGAGGTGCACAAGGTCAAGCGACTGATGTAGAAATTCACGCAAGACATATTTTGAGAACAAGAGATCGATTGGATAAAATTTTGGCAAAACATACCGGACAAAAGCTCGCAAAAGTTTCGCAGGATACGGAACGTGATTATTTTATGACTTCTGAAGAGGCGAAGAAATACGGTATTATCGATAAAGTAATTGTGTCTTAA
- the tig gene encoding trigger factor — MTEIKNLPKSKIEVISKIPFSQWEKYIESAVKKFAQSMKIEGFRPGKAPREVIEQNVGQDAILYEAGEMAMKKHWESVIRENKLQVIGRPRGDIQAISLGNDLEYRIVTDVMPEVKMNDIWKEKVKDFVSKEKSSEKIDIDSPEVTKEINRLAQSRALHSVVEREAQEGDNVKLDFQVLVDKVPIEGGTSKDHAIILGSGVFIPGFEEKIIGMKSGEEKTFELAFPETYHAKHLAGKNATFEVKLNVVEQRELPEINDAFAISIGKFKDLSDLKLSISKGMTQEKYEREEQEKRSHIMDILLENVEMELPEILLEEELHAMLHDFEYRVTSSGISFEQYLQQVKKTREDISEMFKESAKKRVMGNLVFSEIAQEEKIEPSSQEIQTHMNSTLAQYGGVKDIEKKIDMNRLYALSRGELMNNKVWEILEKK, encoded by the coding sequence ATGACTGAAATTAAGAATCTTCCAAAATCGAAAATAGAGGTGATTTCTAAAATCCCTTTTTCTCAGTGGGAAAAATATATCGAAAGTGCTGTAAAGAAATTTGCGCAATCAATGAAAATTGAGGGCTTTCGACCAGGTAAGGCTCCTCGGGAAGTAATCGAACAAAATGTTGGACAAGATGCCATACTGTATGAAGCAGGAGAAATGGCTATGAAAAAACATTGGGAATCTGTAATTCGTGAAAATAAATTACAAGTTATAGGAAGGCCTCGAGGAGATATACAAGCTATTTCTCTAGGGAATGATTTGGAATATCGTATTGTTACTGATGTTATGCCAGAAGTGAAAATGAATGATATATGGAAAGAAAAGGTGAAGGATTTTGTTTCTAAAGAGAAATCAAGTGAGAAGATAGATATCGATTCCCCGGAAGTAACAAAAGAAATTAATCGATTGGCTCAAAGTCGAGCTCTTCATAGCGTTGTTGAACGGGAAGCTCAAGAAGGTGATAATGTGAAACTTGATTTTCAGGTTTTGGTGGACAAAGTTCCTATTGAAGGAGGAACGTCAAAAGATCATGCTATTATTTTGGGCTCGGGAGTTTTTATTCCAGGATTTGAAGAAAAAATTATAGGAATGAAATCTGGAGAAGAAAAAACTTTCGAACTCGCTTTCCCAGAAACGTATCACGCAAAACATCTCGCTGGGAAAAATGCGACATTCGAAGTAAAGCTCAATGTCGTTGAACAAAGAGAACTCCCTGAAATTAATGACGCCTTTGCAATTTCAATAGGAAAATTTAAAGATCTTTCTGATTTGAAATTAAGCATTTCTAAGGGAATGACTCAAGAAAAATATGAGAGAGAAGAGCAGGAGAAACGTTCTCATATTATGGATATTCTTTTAGAAAATGTGGAAATGGAACTTCCTGAAATTCTTCTTGAAGAAGAGCTTCATGCAATGCTTCACGACTTTGAATACAGAGTAACTTCTTCAGGAATATCTTTCGAACAATATTTACAGCAGGTAAAAAAGACTCGAGAAGATATCTCAGAAATGTTTAAAGAAAGTGCAAAAAAACGTGTTATGGGAAATCTTGTTTTTTCTGAGATTGCTCAAGAAGAAAAAATAGAACCTTCTTCTCAAGAGATACAAACACATATGAATTCAACACTTGCGCAGTACGGAGGGGTTAAAGATATTGAGAAAAAAATTGACATGAATCGTCTTTATGCTCTGAGTCGAGGAGAGCTTATGAATAATAAGGTTTGGGAAATTCTAGAAAAGAAATAA
- a CDS encoding inorganic diphosphatase — translation MNLWHEVSIGKNVPKSFNVIIENPRGNKNKYEIDKETGLIKLDRPMKTSQDFPFDYGFIPQTYWHDNDPLDVVVLSTYPLHPGVLVEVRPVAVFRMIDCGERDEKIVAVPLEDPRFDKMQNLSHINPHTIKEFTHFFETYKSIEEGKKVEIKKVEGKKEAMEVICEGMKLYAKKFPKQS, via the coding sequence ATGAACCTTTGGCATGAAGTTTCAATAGGAAAGAATGTTCCCAAGTCATTTAATGTTATTATTGAAAATCCTCGTGGAAATAAAAATAAATATGAGATTGATAAAGAAACAGGATTGATAAAATTAGACAGACCCATGAAAACTTCGCAGGATTTTCCTTTTGATTATGGTTTTATACCACAAACATATTGGCATGATAACGATCCTCTTGATGTTGTTGTTCTTTCTACATACCCATTACACCCTGGTGTTCTTGTTGAAGTAAGACCTGTTGCTGTTTTCCGTATGATTGACTGTGGTGAACGTGATGAAAAAATAGTAGCCGTTCCTCTTGAGGATCCTCGTTTTGACAAAATGCAAAACCTTTCTCATATCAACCCTCATACTATAAAAGAATTTACACATTTTTTCGAAACCTACAAATCAATTGAAGAGGGGAAAAAAGTTGAGATAAAAAAAGTAGAGGGAAAAAAAGAGGCTATGGAAGTTATTTGTGAAGGAATGAAATTGTACGCAAAGAAGTTTCCAAAGCAATCTTAA
- the nusA gene encoding transcription termination/antitermination protein NusA: protein MKKNVQPEEQGGIQLKEFSIALGQIAEEKGITRERVIETVEAALSAAYKKDYGKRGQHIRAQFDDEMGTARFFLIKEVVDETTRDFIQVEEESTEDAKENASRKKKHFEMEEERGIIERNTFSEDGKLSRFNPERDILLEDAFKIKNNISVGDIVEEELPSFDTFGRVAAQTAKQVILQKIREAEREAMFSEFKEREGEVIGGTVERIEGRVVYVTVGRSTGVLFAAEQSPNDRYRIGQRMKVYVSRVDLDPRGPGIILSRSASELVRKLFSLEVPEIFTGTVEIKAIAREAGIRTKMAVFAAESGIDPIGSCVGQKGTRVQAVIDELGGEKIDIIEWNSDVEKFIRAAISPAKVIRVELNEEEHFAKVVVPEDQLSLAIGRQGQNVRLASKLVGRQIDVVSEKEVILDEEPNSQEEPKEKIEEKIEEKKEKKEKKEKK, encoded by the coding sequence ATGAAAAAAAATGTACAACCTGAAGAACAAGGAGGAATTCAACTTAAAGAATTTTCTATTGCTCTTGGACAAATAGCTGAAGAAAAAGGTATTACGCGAGAGCGTGTTATCGAAACAGTAGAAGCCGCACTTTCTGCTGCTTACAAAAAAGATTATGGAAAGCGTGGACAGCATATACGAGCCCAGTTTGATGATGAAATGGGAACAGCTCGTTTTTTCCTTATAAAAGAAGTAGTAGATGAAACAACAAGAGATTTTATTCAGGTGGAAGAAGAATCCACAGAAGATGCAAAAGAAAATGCTTCTCGAAAGAAAAAGCATTTCGAAATGGAAGAAGAGCGCGGAATTATTGAACGCAATACTTTTTCCGAAGATGGAAAATTATCTCGATTTAATCCTGAACGGGATATTCTTCTTGAGGATGCTTTCAAAATAAAAAATAACATATCGGTTGGCGATATTGTAGAAGAAGAATTGCCATCATTTGATACTTTTGGTAGAGTGGCCGCTCAAACAGCAAAGCAAGTAATTTTACAAAAAATTCGAGAGGCTGAACGAGAGGCTATGTTTTCTGAATTTAAAGAAAGAGAAGGTGAAGTTATTGGAGGAACAGTTGAACGAATAGAGGGTCGCGTTGTTTATGTGACGGTAGGACGATCAACAGGAGTTCTTTTTGCAGCAGAACAATCCCCAAATGATCGATATAGAATTGGACAAAGAATGAAGGTATACGTTTCTCGAGTAGATCTTGATCCTCGAGGACCAGGAATTATTCTTTCTCGATCAGCGAGTGAGCTTGTAAGAAAATTATTTTCTCTTGAAGTTCCAGAAATATTTACAGGAACAGTGGAAATAAAAGCTATAGCAAGAGAAGCGGGAATTCGTACAAAGATGGCTGTATTTGCAGCTGAAAGCGGAATTGATCCTATTGGCTCTTGTGTTGGGCAAAAAGGAACTCGAGTTCAGGCTGTTATTGATGAACTTGGAGGCGAAAAAATTGATATTATCGAATGGAATAGCGACGTAGAAAAGTTTATTCGAGCAGCTATTAGTCCTGCAAAAGTTATCCGTGTAGAGTTGAATGAAGAAGAGCATTTTGCAAAAGTAGTTGTTCCCGAAGATCAACTTTCTTTGGCTATTGGTAGACAAGGTCAGAATGTTCGTTTGGCATCCAAACTTGTTGGAAGACAAATTGATGTTGTTTCAGAAAAAGAAGTCATCCTTGATGAAGAACCGAATAGTCAAGAAGAACCTAAAGAAAAGATAGAAGAAAAGATAGAAGAAAAAAAAGAGAAGAAAGAGAAAAAAGAAAAGAAATAA
- a CDS encoding SPFH domain-containing protein, producing the protein MKNFVIRNLNALVFSLGLSVFFLLGFGMESIFPWGILLGSATWTLFYASIGIKLVPQGTCWAIERLGQYVGVRKAGPQVLCFPGFLDKPREIPLTYQHEDLYVNSDGSVNKNASIDFEDLSAPITAQAWWQIDAENNGGLEEAIRKFLYSVGDARKFIGDVVDASLRHDLSEMKFEEARKTKATRMDTLAKKDTVLEALAQIGVKLRDPKGILITDIILPPELEELQSLAFKGEREAKESANKSIGYALAIKEIIRAAKENDGRVLSWEEAQDIYFRNKGLEAFASSGAHSTFIGGSVADMIQSLIKR; encoded by the coding sequence ATGAAGAACTTCGTCATTAGAAACCTCAATGCCTTGGTTTTTAGCCTTGGATTGAGCGTGTTCTTTCTTCTCGGTTTTGGAATGGAAAGTATCTTCCCTTGGGGAATCCTCTTGGGAAGCGCTACTTGGACGCTGTTTTATGCGTCTATTGGCATTAAACTCGTTCCCCAAGGTACATGCTGGGCCATTGAAAGGCTCGGCCAGTATGTGGGGGTACGGAAAGCAGGACCTCAGGTTCTCTGCTTTCCAGGGTTTCTCGATAAACCCAGGGAGATCCCCTTAACCTATCAGCACGAGGATCTCTACGTCAATTCAGATGGAAGTGTGAACAAAAACGCTTCTATTGATTTCGAGGACCTCAGTGCTCCTATAACGGCACAGGCCTGGTGGCAGATCGACGCTGAAAACAACGGGGGTTTAGAGGAAGCTATACGAAAGTTTCTCTACTCCGTAGGAGACGCTCGAAAATTCATAGGGGATGTTGTGGATGCATCATTACGTCATGATCTCTCCGAGATGAAGTTCGAAGAAGCGAGGAAAACAAAGGCTACTCGCATGGATACTCTGGCAAAGAAGGATACAGTCCTTGAAGCCCTAGCCCAGATAGGGGTAAAGCTTCGAGATCCCAAGGGGATTTTGATAACGGATATCATTCTCCCTCCGGAGCTTGAAGAGCTTCAATCTCTCGCGTTCAAAGGTGAGAGAGAGGCTAAAGAGTCTGCTAACAAGAGTATTGGCTATGCTCTTGCCATAAAGGAGATTATCCGGGCTGCCAAAGAAAATGATGGCCGAGTTCTCTCCTGGGAGGAAGCGCAAGACATCTACTTTCGAAACAAAGGTTTAGAAGCCTTTGCTTCTTCGGGAGCTCATTCCACCTTTATCGGTGGCAGTGTCGCCGATATGATTCAATCGCTGATTAAGCGATAA
- a CDS encoding TrbC/VirB2 family protein, producing MEKNQKKSLMTFLPGIILLGITFVSSHALALTSGWNKGNYTGYGLSSKTIAETIQNLMLWLLYILGMIAIIAFVISGIMYLTSGGDEKQTESAKRYMIGSIIGVVIALSGVIILTAVSNWLDGNALF from the coding sequence ATGGAAAAGAATCAAAAAAAATCGTTAATGACCTTTCTCCCGGGAATAATTCTTTTGGGAATAACATTTGTTTCTTCTCACGCTCTTGCACTTACTTCTGGATGGAATAAGGGGAATTATACGGGTTACGGACTTTCTAGTAAAACTATTGCGGAGACTATTCAAAATCTTATGCTTTGGCTTTTGTATATTTTGGGAATGATTGCCATTATTGCCTTTGTGATTTCCGGTATTATGTATCTCACTTCAGGAGGGGATGAAAAACAAACAGAGTCAGCTAAACGCTATATGATAGGATCTATCATAGGTGTGGTAATAGCACTTTCAGGAGTTATTATTCTTACAGCGGTAAGTAATTGGCTTGATGGAAATGCTCTTTTTTAA
- a CDS encoding extracellular solute-binding protein codes for MMKSKFPAYIAAAVGLVLLIIAILFLIYVTVSGPEGYQLELEVWGPTEDSYAYAEINDAYETASPFISSITHKKVLVDEYKRDLLSALASGEGPDVFLIRNTWIPEFQDKIAPVPSGAILNRDTVQREFVDVVANDVILDDKIYGLPLSVDSLALYYNKDIFNIEGITNPPKTWDQFLALTNQLTRKDNLGSITRSGTSLGTAKNINRATDILNMLFLQFGTNLEFTTREKTAPSSILGSKGQEALQFYEQFADINSPYYSWNLREDYSIDAFQEGDLAMMLNYSWQYETIKRKNPRLNFAVAPLPQFAGSASEINYPNYWVFVVAKNKKAQGEIDPAYKDDVRIFESWQYLRYLTVHKGGPQLFTNIISGNQKEISIGINPAKVYVEKTKSPAARRDLIEEQKTDPILGPFVTGNLIARSWRQYDADAIETTMAQIIDDVHSAKTTIFEAVRLLEERIRTLSRR; via the coding sequence ATGATGAAATCAAAATTTCCTGCATATATTGCAGCAGCTGTTGGTTTGGTTCTTTTGATAATAGCTATTCTTTTTCTTATTTATGTTACCGTTTCGGGTCCTGAAGGATATCAGCTTGAATTAGAAGTTTGGGGACCAACAGAAGATAGTTATGCATATGCTGAAATTAATGATGCTTATGAAACTGCTAGTCCGTTTATATCTTCTATTACACACAAAAAGGTTCTTGTGGATGAGTACAAAAGAGATCTTCTTTCCGCACTAGCTTCGGGAGAGGGTCCTGATGTTTTTCTTATTCGAAATACATGGATTCCTGAATTTCAAGATAAAATAGCACCCGTTCCTTCTGGAGCAATTTTAAACAGAGATACTGTCCAAAGAGAGTTTGTAGATGTCGTTGCTAATGATGTTATTTTGGATGATAAAATTTACGGATTACCCCTTTCCGTTGATTCTTTAGCTCTTTACTATAACAAAGATATTTTTAACATAGAAGGAATAACGAATCCTCCAAAAACATGGGATCAATTTCTTGCCCTTACGAATCAGTTAACGAGAAAAGATAATCTAGGATCTATTACAAGAAGTGGTACTTCCTTAGGAACGGCAAAAAATATTAATAGAGCTACAGATATTTTGAATATGTTATTTCTTCAGTTCGGAACAAATCTAGAATTTACAACAAGAGAAAAGACTGCCCCCTCTTCTATACTAGGATCAAAAGGCCAAGAGGCTTTGCAGTTTTATGAGCAATTTGCTGATATCAATTCTCCCTACTATAGCTGGAATCTTCGGGAAGATTATTCCATAGACGCTTTTCAAGAAGGTGATTTGGCAATGATGCTAAATTATTCTTGGCAGTACGAAACGATAAAACGAAAGAATCCTCGCTTAAACTTTGCTGTAGCACCCCTTCCTCAATTTGCGGGATCTGCTTCAGAAATTAATTATCCCAATTATTGGGTATTCGTTGTAGCAAAAAATAAAAAAGCGCAAGGAGAAATTGATCCTGCTTATAAAGATGACGTAAGAATTTTTGAATCTTGGCAATACCTTCGTTATCTCACAGTACACAAAGGAGGACCTCAATTATTCACAAATATTATATCAGGGAATCAAAAAGAAATTTCTATAGGAATAAATCCTGCTAAGGTGTATGTAGAAAAAACAAAATCTCCCGCAGCAAGAAGAGATCTTATTGAAGAACAGAAAACTGATCCCATTCTCGGGCCTTTCGTAACAGGAAATCTCATCGCAAGATCATGGAGACAATATGATGCTGACGCTATAGAAACAACAATGGCTCAAATAATTGATGATGTTCATTCGGCGAAAACAACTATTTTTGAAGCTGTTCGTCTTTTAGAGGAACGTATTCGAACACTTTCTCGTCGATAA
- a CDS encoding methyltransferase domain-containing protein, whose protein sequence is MDPNTSPNETIKTKSFLEPNKIFDQIPIRLGMHVADFGTGAGHFTIEAARRVAPSGKVYALDILTQALESVESRAMMESLNSIETRRVNLEKLGGSTLDDASIDLVIAKDILFMNQDKKVILEEIVRVLALGGMVFLAEWDSDPSNVLGPPLEKRLRKEDLLKLAYEVGLGDERVVSVGDYHYGFLFIKKEKAI, encoded by the coding sequence ATGGATCCGAACACTTCGCCAAATGAAACTATAAAAACAAAATCATTTCTTGAACCAAATAAAATTTTTGATCAGATACCTATTCGCTTAGGGATGCATGTTGCTGATTTTGGTACAGGAGCTGGACATTTTACTATTGAGGCAGCACGACGCGTAGCACCTTCTGGAAAAGTATATGCATTAGATATCTTGACTCAAGCATTAGAGTCTGTAGAGAGTCGTGCGATGATGGAATCTTTAAATAGTATCGAAACAAGAAGAGTAAATTTAGAAAAATTAGGAGGATCAACACTTGATGATGCGAGTATTGATCTTGTCATTGCTAAAGACATTCTTTTTATGAACCAAGATAAGAAAGTTATTTTGGAAGAAATTGTGAGGGTTCTTGCTCTTGGAGGAATGGTTTTTCTAGCTGAATGGGATTCAGATCCTTCTAATGTTTTAGGACCACCTCTTGAAAAACGATTACGTAAAGAAGATCTTTTAAAACTTGCTTACGAAGTTGGCCTTGGGGATGAACGTGTTGTCTCTGTAGGAGATTATCATTACGGGTTCCTTTTTATTAAAAAAGAAAAAGCGATATGA
- a CDS encoding helix-turn-helix transcriptional regulator, which yields MATISENIKRIRTKQGLTQDDLAKKADIKYSTLTKIEGGVVTKPSVQTIQKIAKSLGVPMEEILK from the coding sequence ATGGCAACTATATCAGAAAACATAAAACGAATACGAACAAAACAAGGATTGACGCAAGACGACTTGGCGAAGAAAGCGGACATCAAATACTCTACCCTTACAAAAATTGAGGGTGGTGTTGTTACAAAACCAAGTGTTCAAACAATCCAAAAAATCGCCAAGTCGTTGGGCGTTCCTATGGAGGAAATTTTGAAATAA
- a CDS encoding short-chain dehydrogenase, translated as MDNQEEQNNIEVQPDLYLESPKAFHLEMPPYHNFDLSTKAISRAIYEILSNRSTIDAYCIWCGKEGVFRAYNYLSDNVSVPPWTKRNNGLIEIEYRCTRNESHAYHTYYFKAGDFFTKVGQFPSVADFQIPQVESYRKILDEEQYKEFTRGIGLSAHGVGIGSFVYLRRVFENLIEEAHNKAKAEDESFSDEAYIRARMDDKIEMVKEYLPEFLVENRSLYAILSKGIHALGEDECLQYFETVKIGIEQILDEKIIAKEKAEKAASARAAIQKTHGKINGV; from the coding sequence ATGGATAATCAAGAAGAACAAAATAATATAGAAGTGCAACCTGATTTGTATCTTGAATCACCAAAGGCTTTTCATCTTGAAATGCCTCCTTACCACAATTTTGATTTGTCCACTAAAGCTATTTCAAGAGCCATATATGAAATTTTAAGTAACAGATCAACTATTGATGCTTATTGTATTTGGTGCGGAAAAGAAGGCGTGTTTAGGGCATACAACTATCTATCTGATAATGTTTCTGTTCCTCCCTGGACAAAAAGAAATAATGGATTGATAGAAATAGAGTATCGTTGCACTCGTAACGAATCCCATGCTTACCACACTTATTATTTTAAGGCGGGTGATTTTTTTACAAAAGTTGGACAGTTTCCATCTGTTGCTGATTTTCAAATACCTCAAGTTGAGTCGTATCGAAAAATTCTTGACGAAGAACAATATAAGGAATTTACACGCGGGATCGGTCTATCCGCTCATGGCGTAGGTATCGGTTCATTCGTGTATCTTCGCCGTGTTTTTGAAAATCTTATTGAAGAAGCTCATAATAAAGCAAAGGCGGAAGACGAATCGTTCTCGGACGAAGCATATATACGAGCAAGAATGGATGACAAAATTGAAATGGTAAAAGAATATTTACCAGAATTCCTTGTCGAAAATCGCTCATTATATGCAATTTTGAGTAAAGGTATTCATGCCCTAGGCGAAGATGAGTGTTTGCAATATTTCGAAACAGTGAAAATCGGAATTGAGCAAATTCTTGACGAAAAAATTATTGCTAAAGAAAAAGCAGAAAAAGCCGCTTCTGCTCGTGCCGCAATTCAGAAAACACATGGCAAAATAAATGGAGTATAA
- a CDS encoding NUDIX hydrolase: protein MEINRPKSKQPIPDNAKKVFAGVLFDVYQWEQELFDGTKTLFEKLKRPDTVVVFPVLDDGKIILTEQEQPGKEPFIGATGGRVDKGEDILEAAKRELLEESGYEASEFVLWDAQHPTSKIDWVVYTFIAKGLKKVSEMNLDAGEKITLKLVDLDEFIEIALNKNFVEKEIIPKLYEAKLYPEKNEELKKLFNPKF from the coding sequence ATGGAAATAAACAGACCAAAATCTAAACAACCGATTCCCGATAACGCCAAAAAGGTTTTTGCTGGAGTGCTTTTTGATGTCTATCAATGGGAGCAAGAACTTTTTGACGGAACAAAAACTCTTTTTGAAAAACTGAAACGCCCTGATACCGTTGTCGTTTTTCCAGTTTTAGATGACGGGAAAATTATACTTACAGAACAAGAACAACCCGGCAAAGAACCTTTTATCGGGGCGACTGGCGGGAGAGTTGATAAGGGCGAAGATATTTTGGAAGCGGCGAAACGCGAACTTCTTGAAGAAAGTGGTTACGAAGCATCAGAGTTTGTCCTTTGGGACGCCCAACACCCGACATCAAAAATTGATTGGGTTGTTTATACTTTTATCGCCAAAGGGCTTAAAAAAGTTTCTGAAATGAATCTCGATGCTGGCGAAAAAATCACTCTAAAGTTAGTTGATCTCGATGAGTTTATTGAAATTGCATTAAATAAAAATTTTGTTGAAAAGGAAATAATTCCAAAACTTTACGAGGCGAAACTTTACCCAGAAAAGAATGAAGAACTTAAAAAGTTATTTAACCCAAAATTTTAA
- a CDS encoding HAD hydrolase-like protein, whose translation MKTILVDAVDAFVVETENGFEIFEPVQKMLNEFPNTKIILTGANDEQFKKFGLDKMPYEVFTLKHDPEKTNSEYYKKMLEHFNFKPEDVVYFEHNPEAVKSAQSVGIKTHFWDNEKRPLRELSIFLENSI comes from the coding sequence ATGAAAACAATTTTAGTTGATGCCGTAGATGCGTTTGTTGTAGAAACCGAAAATGGTTTCGAGATTTTTGAGCCAGTGCAAAAAATGCTCAACGAGTTTCCAAACACCAAAATAATTCTTACTGGTGCGAATGATGAACAGTTTAAGAAATTTGGTCTGGATAAAATGCCATATGAAGTTTTTACACTAAAACACGACCCTGAAAAAACCAACTCCGAGTATTACAAAAAAATGCTTGAGCATTTTAACTTTAAGCCGGAAGATGTTGTTTATTTTGAGCACAACCCTGAAGCAGTAAAAAGTGCTCAATCAGTCGGTATCAAAACTCATTTTTGGGACAACGAGAAAAGACCATTGAGAGAGTTGAGTATTTTCTTGGAAAACAGCATTTAA
- a CDS encoding DHH family phosphoesterase yields MKPILVTCYVNPDLDGVAGAIAYGEFLQKTGKNTVVGIIGEPHDEAKYILDCFGFEYPPMIENADNFDEVILVDASDLNGLEGKISAEKVIEIIDHRKVHEADKFPNAKAQIELVGAAATLVAEKFMQNKVDISKESATLVYGAIISNTLNFKGSVTTDRDKVAAEWLNKVAKLPEDFWKDLFIVKSDLSGNKLTERIEGDFAWFVMGDKKVGIAQVEMIGAKKLVDKRSSEIVQVLDKIKKEMGLDFIFQNTIELEDTKNFFVAQDSETQKLLEKVLKVQFAGVVAERPNLIMRKQIVPLLKDELELK; encoded by the coding sequence ATGAAACCAATCCTCGTAACTTGTTATGTAAATCCCGACCTCGACGGCGTTGCTGGCGCAATCGCCTACGGCGAATTTTTACAGAAAACTGGCAAAAATACTGTCGTAGGGATTATTGGCGAACCACACGACGAAGCGAAGTATATTTTAGATTGCTTTGGCTTTGAATATCCGCCAATGATAGAAAACGCGGATAATTTCGATGAAGTGATACTCGTGGATGCAAGCGACCTCAATGGACTTGAGGGAAAAATATCTGCCGAAAAAGTCATCGAAATTATCGACCACAGAAAAGTCCATGAGGCGGATAAATTTCCCAATGCCAAAGCGCAAATTGAGCTTGTTGGTGCGGCCGCTACTCTTGTCGCAGAAAAATTTATGCAAAACAAAGTTGATATATCGAAAGAATCAGCAACACTTGTTTACGGAGCAATAATTTCCAATACCCTCAATTTCAAGGGAAGCGTTACCACTGACCGCGACAAAGTAGCAGCCGAATGGCTCAATAAGGTTGCGAAATTGCCCGAAGATTTTTGGAAAGATTTGTTTATCGTAAAATCAGATTTATCAGGCAATAAACTTACAGAAAGAATAGAGGGCGATTTCGCATGGTTTGTTATGGGCGACAAAAAAGTTGGTATCGCCCAAGTTGAAATGATTGGTGCTAAAAAACTTGTAGACAAAAGAAGTAGCGAGATTGTTCAAGTGTTAGATAAAATCAAAAAAGAGATGGGCCTAGATTTTATCTTCCAAAATACAATCGAGCTTGAAGATACAAAAAACTTTTTTGTCGCTCAAGATTCCGAAACACAAAAACTTTTGGAAAAAGTTTTGAAAGTTCAATTTGCTGGCGTAGTCGCGGAGCGACCAAATCTGATTATGCGCAAGCAAATTGTTCCTTTGTTGAAGGATGAGTTAGAATTGAAATAG